DNA from Malus sylvestris chromosome 11, drMalSylv7.2, whole genome shotgun sequence:
TGTCCATTTTTTGtcattatatacaattatattactttatattaaaatttaccAAACGGTTTTACATTGGTTTTCATGCTCGCAACACTTCCAAAGGTACAATTTATTAAATGCTCAACTACTTTATTTTATAgctgattattcttaaagcacagcaaaaacaatttttttttttaaaaagcatAACAATTGCAAACTAGCCCTAACCCTCCCTGTTTCTCGTCATATTTGATGTTAATCTAAAACTACATTAATGAAACACTTTTTGTTAACCAAAAGATGGTGAAAAGACATATTTGTCttctatcacaacaaaaaagttAGACAGTAatgtaacaaaacaaaattttactattttttttaaacctcacctacatgtaagtttatcatctctatttttttttatttaaaacaaCCTCTCTCCcattctccctctctcctcactCCTACGTTCTCTCtcactttcttcctctctccttcaattttaacaactacaacaacaacaataacaaagctttttcccactaagtagggtcggctatatgaatcctagaacgccattgcgctcggttttgtgtcatgtcctccgttagatccaaatactctaagtcttttcttagggtctcttccaaagtttttctaggtcttcctctacccctttcaATTTTAACAACTAAAGTGACAAAATTCACACTTTATGTGTggatatatattaatatttacTAATTAATGAAATCATTTTTATaaaccaaaagagggtgaaaagacaacttagtcttctatcacataaaaaaaatgatgggcaataatgtaatttcacaggtccaaattttatttttttttattgaaacctcttacatgtgatgttaaaatctctctaatatttaaaattaaaaaaaacaaaaaaaaaacctcccactCTTCCCacgttctctctttctctttaaaaaaaatgtgttcaaagTACGTAAGCAAATGCTATGTTGGTTAAAATAGTTGGAAAGGGGCCTACAAAGATCAAGGGTGTTGATCCATGTTCGTGGACAGGAAAGGAGAATCACTTGATTATTTCCTGAAACAAAAATCTACTCTATTATTGTGGATTTCCAATGACGTGACTTCCGGCATCACATGCACAGTAAGTTATTCTAACTTTGAAAAGTAGAAGAGAATTTTCTCAAAACATAAAAGTAGAAGAGAAAAAAATCAGAGAAAAGTAGAATGGACATGTTATCCAATGAGCTCAACGTCATGGCTACGTGGAAAAGTAATAAGGGTTTCCACTCAATAATTTGGAAACAAATCATAGGTTTGGTTAGTTGAACTTGAATATATGGAGAATGATTTATAtgaaatttgttgatgcacaaaatcagagatcttggaacaatgtaaatccgatcgtgaatctgcaagaaagtaaagaacacaagatgtatcgtggttcacccaaatgtTTGAGCTAAGtctacactgatattgtatttctctgtttgtgagaggattgtgagagtgagagctttgtttaggggatgtgaggcctgaggtttgtgagggtgaggagacccttttatagaataagagctcatcacttattacatatttgcccctccatttattatctaattacatttgagtcccttgagtgtTTATaagaggtctaaatacgaatgccctaagtatggtacaaacaaaattgGTTTGCCATCACATGATGTATCTTgtttaataatatattttactgTGCGCAAGTTTTTTTTACATCATAATGTATTATTAAATCGAGATGTTACCTGACAGTGAATCCAGTACATATAAGTTACAATTGGATACACAAGTACTTAGATATGTCATGGCAACTTATCACTAGAATTTTGGAATTCATTTCATAAGTTCATAACCACACGCTCGGTTTTTCTCTGGAAGGAATGACACGCCAACTGCGAAGCAGATTAAGACCTAGTCAGTAGCTAGGCCAACAGTAGAAATTAAGAGGTGCAATGCTGATAATTAATGGATAGTTATGGTGATTTCAACTTCTTCCAATGTAACAAAGTAAAACATTAAAGTAGCTGCGTAGATGTAAATTTTATCTCCAGTTTTCATCCAATTTAATTAGGCACCAAACGAGACTATTTAGAAGTGAAACAGAAAGCTCTTGGCTGCCGGAAGAGAATTGCTAGTTAAAGTGGTGGCGTGTTGGTGTGTAACCCTTTAGCTGAAGCTTGGCAGCAAAGATCATGTTTTACGTTTTGTTTCAGCTTGAATGTGAGCCATTGGATCATAGTCCACATGACATTTTAATCATGTTTCTAGTCCAAGTAATAGAATAAGTCATGTGGCATCATCTCATAGGATGATAGCAATGAATGGCTAAGATTGTATTGTATGTTAGAGGGTGAAAGATCTCCCTTCATTTCTTCATATAACGGTTAGAATGTATTTTGTAAAAAGTGTGGATGATATTTGAAGAGACATGTTCTTTGCAGCTTTTTCTCTCTGAAACTCTCTCCACCATTGAACATAACTTCCATTGAAATACATATAgaaaacacacacaaacactaaCATGGCCTTAGAGCCTGGTTTCATCGTCTAATTTGGGCGTGAAATCTGTGCGATTGAGCTACATCTTTGAGCTTCAATCGAATCTGGAAATTGTGATTTCTTGTATCCAAGTCTAATATGGCTTGGTTCGGCAATGTCGAGCTTAGAGCTCTGATCTTCAATAGAGAGAACTATGAATTTTGGAGGATTCGTATGACAACTATACTGAAATCGTATGGTTTGTGGGAGCTGGTAGAATATGGGTTTGAAATTCCAGATCCGAAGTCTGAGAAAGCTGTGGTCGACGAGACGAAGAATGAGACGACGGATGAAGTGTCATTCAGTGAGATTCTGATGAAGGATGCTCGTGCACTTGGAATGATACAAGGTGAAGTCTCGGATCAAATCTTTCCCACAATCGTGAATGAAGAGACGTCCAAAGGAGCTTGGGATGTTCTGAAGGGTGAATTCCGAGGAGATAAACAAGTAAGAAATGTAATATTGCTGGGTTTACGTAGAGATTTTGAATATACTCGTATGAAAGATAGTGAATCATTATTTGTATATCTCTCTTGATTGTTTGATAtcattaatcaaatgaaaagttatggAGAAGAACTATCTAGGGAGAGAATTGTGCAGAAATTACTTATTAGTCTTCCGAAAACATATGATGCAATTTGTTCTGTAATTGAGCATTCTAGAGATCTTGAAACTATTAAGGTTCAAGAAGTTGTAGATTCTCTAAAAGGATTCGAACAAAGGCTTGATTTACATACTGAGTCTTCGACTGAGAGGGCATTTGCAAGTTTAAATGTAGCATCTAAGGGTGTCAAAAGTGGTGGATTTTCTAGGAATCAGAGGTCTCAAGAGAGTTGGAAGTCAAGGGGAAAAAGTTGTGATCATAAACCAAACTTTGTTCAGAAGCAGTGTAACATTCAAAGGAGTTGGGATCACAAACCCAATTATTCTCAGAGACAGAATAATACTCAAAGGAACTGGGATCATAGGCCTAATTATGCTCAGAAGCAAAACAACGTTCAAGGTGATTGTAAGTGGTGTGACAGGTTGCACTATGGGAAGTGTTGGTATTAAGGTAAACCAAAGTGCACAGGCTATGGTAAGCCAGGCCATTCTATAAGAGATTGTCATGAGAATAAAAGAGTGCAGAAAGTTAATTATGTAAAGCAGATGGGAGAAACATGATCATTGTTTTATGCCTGCAATGTAGTGACTGATGTGAAAGTCAATAACTCATGGTACATTGATagtggttgtagtaaccacatgacAGGAAATGAGAGATTATTGGTCAATGTTCAGAAAGATTTGACCTCCAAAGTAAAGATGGGAATTGGAGAAATTTGTCAAGTGGCAGGAAAGGGAACTTTGGTGATTGAAACTAAATTGGGAAGAAAACATATACAAGAAGTAATGCTTGTTCCTGGACTTGAAGAAAATCTTCTCAATGTAGGACAAATGATGGAAAATGGTTATTATTTGTTGTTTGGAGGTgatatagttaatattttttatgGTTGGTCACTGGATAATTTAGTAGTGAGGGTGCATATGA
Protein-coding regions in this window:
- the LOC126589279 gene encoding uncharacterized protein LOC126589279 yields the protein MAWFGNVELRALIFNRENYEFWRIRMTTILKSYGLWELVEYGFEIPDPKSEKAVVDETKNETTDEVSFSEILMKDARALGMIQGEVSDQIFPTIVNEETSKGAWDVLKGEFRGDKQNQFNSSSTFLQNQFNMSSTIFAESVSTRPRPFL